The window CCGCCGCGTCCACCGGGCGCCCGGCCGGGAGTGCTTCGAGCACGCGCACGGTGTCCCGGTCCAGCAGGTCCCGGGCCAGCACCGGGCCGCGCCGCTCGGGAGCCAGCTCACCGATGGAACCGACCAGTTCCGCCACCTCCGCCGCGTCGGTGACGAGCACTCCCTCGCCCCGCAGCAGTTCGTGCACCCCGGCCGAGAGCCCGCTGGTGGCGGGTCCCGGGACGCCCATCGTGAACCGCCCGAGCTGCTGGGCCCGCCGGGCCGTGACCAGGGATCCGCTGCGGTGGGCGGCCTCCACGACGACCGTGCCCCGGGTGAGGGCGGCGATGACCCGGTTGCGCAGCACGAACCGGCTCGGCGTCGGATGGCTGCCGGGCGGCAGCTCCCCGAGGACCAGCCCCTGGCCGGCGATCCGGCCGAGCAGCCCGGCGTGTCCGCGCGGGTAGGCGACGTCCACTCCGCAGGCCAGCACCGCCGCGGTGGCGCCGCCCGCGGCGAGGGCCCCGCGGTGGGCGGCGCCGTCGATCCCGAACGCGGCGCCGGAGACGACGACCCAGCCCCGCTCGGCGAGCCCGGCGGCCAGGGTCTGGGCCATGTGCGCGCCGTACGGGGTGCAGGCCCGGGCGCCCACCAGGGCGACGGAACGCAGTGCCCAGGTCCTCAGGTTGGGCCGGCCCCGCAGCCACAGCCCGACGGGCCGTTCGTCGCCGAGGTCGTCGAGCTGGGTCGGCCACTCCGCCGATCCCGGACACACGAACCGGCCTCCCGACTCGGCGGCCAGCGCGAGGTCGCGCCGGGGGTCGGCCAGGGCCGCCCGTCTGCGGTAGCCCGCGAGCCGCTCCGGCCGCACCCCGCCCGGAGCGTGCGACGGGTCCTCGGGCGCGGTCAGCAGCCGTATCAGTCCCGCCGCGCCGTACTCCCGCAGCCACCGCCCGCCGTGCGCGTCCCCGGGCTCCAGCACCCGGGTCAGCGCGGCCCGCGCCAGCACGTCCGCTTCCTCCGGCCCGGTCATCTCCCGTCCCCCGTCTGCGGCATCGCCCCGCGGGCGATCCCGGTCCGCAGCTCCAGCGCCACGGCCACGTCCAGCGCCTCGGGCCGGTCCCGCCCGCGCAGGTCGGCCACGGTCCAGGCGACCCGCAGGACCCGGTCCAGCCCGCGGGCGGTGAGCAGTCCCCGTTCGAGATCGCGTTCGGCCTGCGCCAGTGCTCCCGGACCGGCCTGCCACCGGGTCCGCAATTCCTGCCCGGGCACTTCGGAGTTGAGCCGCCAGGGGGTGTCGGCGAGCCGGACGGCGGCGCGCTCCCTGGCCTCCCGCACCCGGTCGGCGACGGCCGCGGTGGACTCCCCCCGGCCACCCTGACCCAGCAGATCGGACCGGGTCACGGGCTCGACCTCCACCCTCAGGTCCACCCGGTCGAGCAGCGGCCCGGACAGTCGCGCCTGATAGCGCCGGATCACCGAGGGCGGGCATTCGCACCCCGCTCCGTGCAGGGTGTGTCTGCCGCACGGGCACGG of the Streptomyces sp. NBC_01294 genome contains:
- the dprA gene encoding DNA-processing protein DprA — encoded protein: MTGPEEADVLARAALTRVLEPGDAHGGRWLREYGAAGLIRLLTAPEDPSHAPGGVRPERLAGYRRRAALADPRRDLALAAESGGRFVCPGSAEWPTQLDDLGDERPVGLWLRGRPNLRTWALRSVALVGARACTPYGAHMAQTLAAGLAERGWVVVSGAAFGIDGAAHRGALAAGGATAAVLACGVDVAYPRGHAGLLGRIAGQGLVLGELPPGSHPTPSRFVLRNRVIAALTRGTVVVEAAHRSGSLVTARRAQQLGRFTMGVPGPATSGLSAGVHELLRGEGVLVTDAAEVAELVGSIGELAPERRGPVLARDLLDRDTVRVLEALPAGRPVDAAELALASGTGADEVIGRLYELHSLGFVERQGDGWQLSRQTAGGGT